The genomic region GGATCGCGAGCGGAAACTCCGAGATGTCACCCATGGTCGTCGATCGAACTTAGCGCGGCGGTCGCCCCACCCGCAAGGAACCGGGATGCTCGAACGCGGAGCTCGGGGGTTTTCGTGTCGTGGACGGGTGCCGGTGAACACGATATACCGCGTGGCGCTGATCCTATTTGCTCTCGTCATGTCGGGCGCTCAGAACTCGATGCGTACACCGCCGTTGACGACGATGCCCTCGAGTGGCACAAACAAATAGGCATTTGTATCGTCGACGTTGAGGGCGACGAGGAGAATTTCGTCGACGAGACGAGTGTTTGGCTGTTGGTGAAGGCACGGTGCTGGGCAATGATCGGACGCCGGTAGCAGCGCAAACGGAGGGCGGTGGCGGTTTGGAGGTTCGGGACACACATGGAGCGTGAATTTTGCGCGGGCCCTTAGTGGACGGCGAGTTCGGACGGTTCGGGAGGAGCTCTAGAAGGGGCTTTGTGCTGGAGATGGTCCAAGATGCGTCGGATGACGGCAGGGTCGACGATGAAGGCGAGGAGCTTCATTTTTCCCCTGCATCTCGGACAGGTCAAAGGGTCGACCTCGTAGATACGGTAAACAAGCTCGGCCCATCGCTTGCGCAGAGCGCGTCTTTGCTGGGGAGCTTCCTCGGTGCCTTCCGGCCCGTCTACGGCGGAGTGGTTGGAAGCGATTGTCTCGGAACGGACGCGGTTGGCGTAAGCACCGTAGAATCGGACGAGATGTTTGTTGGGCTCGGGGATGTGGACGAGCACCCGAGCGAGAAATTCGAGCGGGTCGGTCAAAGCCTCATCGTCGAGTTCGTGTCCGGGCTTGGGCTCAAAGACGAGCAGTCCGGAGTCGCGGTCGAAGCGCAGTCGTGAGAGGTTGACGGGCGCTCGCATGAGGTAGCACGCCAGCTTGTGCAGCCCCTCGGTATCATTGGGATAGACCGTGGTTCGATTGTGGACGCTAAAACCCGAATGCCTCCACGAAAGGAGCAGGTCGATGCGCTCTTGGGAAATGAGCCCACGGTCGCGGAGAAGTCGGAACATCTTGTGTCGGAACAGGAGCTCGGCTCGGTGCTCATCGACGTAAGGGACGGGAACCCACACGCCGTCGGGTGTCCATAGGCCTCTGGAGGCGATGGCATGGATGTGCGGATTCCACCGCAGCGACGAGCTGAAGGTCTGGATGACAGCGACCATGCCAGGGCGGGCATCGGGCTCGTCGACGGCAGCGGCCATCATCTCGCGGACGGTCTCGTAGGCGAGTCGTGCGAACTCTCCGAGAAGCTCTCGATGAAAGAGAAAG from Vicinamibacteria bacterium harbors:
- a CDS encoding transposase; the protein is MAASSAFLPGAEDCPPFYRPRNPRATSLYQLLDKHYETVKLLWEQRFERRYGFWQGYRDNAVASYLDCGLFESGFARAVCPKCRFEFLVALSCKGRGLCPSCGAKRAALFSALLQEHILADVPHAQWVFSLPKMLRLYFLFHRELLGEFARLAYETVREMMAAAVDEPDARPGMVAVIQTFSSSLRWNPHIHAIASRGLWTPDGVWVPVPYVDEHRAELLFRHKMFRLLRDRGLISQERIDLLLSWRHSGFSVHNRTTVYPNDTEGLHKLACYLMRAPVNLSRLRFDRDSGLLVFEPKPGHELDDEALTDPLEFLARVLVHIPEPNKHLVRFYGAYANRVRSETIASNHSAVDGPEGTEEAPQQRRALRKRWAELVYRIYEVDPLTCPRCRGKMKLLAFIVDPAVIRRILDHLQHKAPSRAPPEPSELAVH